From one Streptomyces spiramyceticus genomic stretch:
- a CDS encoding class I SAM-dependent methyltransferase, with the protein MRFDATGKVSLDHIYTQPDPRTYFNVLRPLEYCVPQQAKPYFEKLIKQYRESRQVAEPKVLDIGCSYGINAALLKYDATMDELYARYSSTASREALLARDRELATSRRPAHGIRFVGLDTSSSALSYALDAGFLDDAVHADLEEHEPTPAQRAQFAGTDLVISTGCLGYVTERTLTRVVRAQGGRRPWMAHFVLRMFPFDPVERALTGLGYRTVRVDEVFKQRRFASPDEQALVLDRMSAAGVDAQGLEAEGWLYAQLYLSRPADEKTTGPQAPNRERN; encoded by the coding sequence GTGCGTTTCGACGCGACCGGAAAAGTCTCGCTCGACCACATCTACACTCAGCCCGATCCACGCACCTATTTCAATGTGCTCCGCCCGCTCGAATACTGCGTACCGCAGCAGGCCAAGCCCTATTTCGAGAAGCTCATCAAGCAGTACCGCGAGTCCCGGCAGGTCGCGGAGCCGAAAGTCCTCGACATCGGCTGCTCGTACGGGATCAACGCCGCCCTGCTGAAGTACGACGCCACCATGGACGAGCTGTACGCGCGCTACTCCAGCACCGCGAGCCGCGAGGCACTGCTGGCCCGCGACCGCGAACTGGCCACGTCGCGCCGCCCCGCGCACGGCATCCGCTTCGTCGGCCTGGACACCTCCTCCAGCGCGCTGTCCTACGCCCTCGACGCCGGATTCCTCGACGACGCGGTGCACGCCGACCTGGAGGAGCACGAGCCCACCCCCGCCCAGCGCGCCCAGTTCGCCGGGACGGACCTGGTGATCTCGACGGGCTGCCTCGGCTACGTCACCGAGCGGACACTCACCCGCGTCGTCCGGGCGCAGGGCGGCCGCCGCCCCTGGATGGCGCACTTCGTGCTGCGGATGTTCCCCTTCGACCCCGTCGAGCGCGCCCTGACCGGTCTGGGATACCGCACGGTCCGTGTCGACGAGGTGTTCAAACAGCGGCGGTTCGCCTCCCCGGACGAGCAGGCGCTCGTACTGGACAGAATGTCGGCCGCCGGGGTGGATGCGCAGGGCCTGGAAGCGGAAGGCTGGCTCTACGCACAGCTCTACCTCTCCCGGCCCGCCGACGAGAAAACAACAGGTCCCCAAGCCCCGAATCGAGAGCGGAATTGA
- a CDS encoding arpA protein produces MSTLQAVPLDQLVDTARYPLSELESAEGQAVVSRARRELSTLGCTVLPDFVRPSIRDALRQECSAIAPRAHFDVETVNVYNIAVDSALPEDHPGRRTFQRGNAFVARDRIPADSLISRLYAHEVFQRFVARCFGLPQLHELADPLSGLVLNVVVPGMEHPWHFDTNEFTVSMLTQQARSGGDFEYCPNIRSAHDERFDDVRDVLDGRGERLTRRLPLQAGDLQLFKGRYSLHRVSPVRGEIARHSAIFAYSERPGVIGSVARTRQLFGRVLPEHLTAEGRAVRGDRLLD; encoded by the coding sequence ATGAGCACTCTGCAAGCCGTTCCCCTCGACCAGCTGGTCGACACGGCTCGATACCCCCTGTCGGAACTCGAAAGCGCCGAGGGACAGGCCGTCGTGTCCCGCGCCCGGCGCGAACTGTCGACCCTCGGCTGCACCGTACTGCCGGACTTCGTCCGCCCGTCGATCCGCGACGCCCTGCGGCAGGAGTGCTCGGCCATCGCCCCCCGTGCGCACTTCGACGTAGAAACGGTCAACGTCTACAACATCGCGGTCGACTCGGCTCTGCCGGAGGACCACCCCGGCCGCAGAACCTTCCAGCGGGGCAACGCATTTGTCGCCCGCGACCGTATCCCCGCCGATTCCCTCATCAGTCGGCTGTACGCACACGAGGTGTTCCAGCGTTTCGTCGCCCGCTGCTTCGGACTCCCCCAGCTGCACGAGCTGGCGGACCCGCTGTCCGGTCTCGTCCTCAACGTCGTCGTGCCCGGCATGGAGCACCCCTGGCACTTCGACACCAACGAGTTCACCGTCAGCATGCTCACCCAGCAGGCCCGGTCCGGCGGCGACTTCGAGTACTGCCCCAATATCAGGTCCGCGCACGACGAGCGCTTCGACGACGTCCGCGACGTACTGGACGGCCGGGGCGAGCGGCTGACCCGGCGCCTCCCGCTGCAGGCCGGTGACCTGCAGTTGTTCAAAGGCCGGTACTCGCTGCACCGGGTGAGCCCCGTGCGCGGCGAGATCGCGCGCCACTCCGCGATATTCGCCTACAGCGAGCGCCCCGGCGTCATCGGAAGCGTGGCACGGACCCGGCAGCTCTTCGGCCGCGTACTGCCCGAGCACCTGACGGCCGAGGGCCGCGCCGTCCGGGGCGACCGACTGCTGGATTAA
- a CDS encoding arsenate reductase family protein, whose product MEIWINPACSKCRGAMHLLDEEGAEYTVRRYLDDVPTEDEIRAVLERLGLEPWDITRTQEAVAKELGVKEWARDAGSRDRWIAALSAHPKLIQRPIITAEDGTAVVARTDEAVRDAMSRS is encoded by the coding sequence ATGGAGATCTGGATCAATCCCGCATGTTCCAAGTGCCGTGGCGCGATGCACCTGCTCGACGAGGAGGGCGCCGAGTACACGGTGCGCCGCTACCTCGACGACGTACCGACGGAGGACGAGATCCGTGCCGTGCTGGAGCGGCTCGGACTTGAGCCGTGGGACATCACGCGTACGCAGGAAGCGGTGGCGAAGGAGCTCGGGGTGAAGGAGTGGGCGCGGGACGCCGGTTCCCGTGACCGGTGGATCGCGGCGCTCTCCGCGCACCCGAAGCTGATCCAGCGGCCGATCATCACGGCGGAGGACGGTACGGCGGTGGTGGCGCGTACGGATGAGGCGGTACGGGACGCAATGTCACGGTCTTGA
- a CDS encoding carboxymuconolactone decarboxylase family protein gives MTTTEIKTTEIKQTPVARINFAKAAPKAFKAVIGLDAAAREGLDPTLVELVQIRSSHLNHCAYCLHMHTSDARKAGESEERLHMVGVWKEATHFFSAREQAALALTDAVTLIADGGVPDDVYARAAAHFDEKELGHLLALIFTINTWNRIALATAKVAGEDERVS, from the coding sequence ATGACGACGACAGAGATCAAGACGACAGAGATCAAGCAGACGCCGGTTGCCCGTATCAACTTCGCCAAGGCCGCCCCCAAGGCGTTCAAGGCCGTGATCGGCCTCGACGCCGCCGCCCGCGAAGGCCTCGACCCGACGCTGGTCGAGCTGGTGCAGATCCGTTCTTCGCACCTCAACCACTGCGCATACTGCCTGCACATGCACACCTCCGACGCCCGCAAGGCGGGCGAGAGCGAAGAGCGGCTGCACATGGTCGGCGTGTGGAAGGAAGCCACCCACTTCTTCTCGGCCAGGGAGCAGGCGGCCCTCGCCCTCACCGACGCGGTCACGCTGATCGCGGACGGCGGGGTGCCGGACGACGTGTACGCGCGGGCGGCCGCCCACTTCGACGAGAAGGAGCTCGGCCACCTCCTCGCCCTCATCTTCACCATCAACACCTGGAACCGGATCGCGCTCGCCACCGCCAAGGTCGCGGGCGAGGACGAGCGCGTCTCCTGA
- a CDS encoding PLP-dependent aminotransferase family protein, with protein sequence MAESWVNSAEGLGSDLHLELERSGPGSRRAALMRALREAVRSGRLAPGTRLPPYRSLAADLGLARNTVADAYAELVAEGWLTARQGSGTRVAQRAAPATPAQRSRTPARAARPAYDLVQGKPDPSAFPRTAWLASARRALTAAPHDVFGPGDPQGRVELRRALAEYLARVRGVRTGAERIVLCSGAAHALRLLAGVVGGTWAVESYGLPFHRALLADEGVRTVPLEVDEDGARVGELHGPGTVLLTPAHQFPTGGPLHPERRAAVVDWARATGGIVLEDDYDGEFRYDRQPVGAVQGLDPDHVVLIGSVSKSLSPTLRIGWMVLPERLVDGVVAAKGGREQWSSATEQLTLADFVESGAYDRHVRRMRQRHRRRRDQLVAALAERAPHVRVTGIAAGLHAVLELPPGTERAVVKAAAWQGLAVEGLSAYRHPGGGPGGDRDGLDGLVVGYATPAEHAYAGALDALCRALPPA encoded by the coding sequence TTGGCAGAATCATGGGTCAATTCGGCGGAGGGGCTGGGCAGCGACCTCCATCTGGAGCTGGAGCGTTCGGGCCCCGGCAGCCGGCGCGCGGCGTTGATGCGCGCCCTGCGTGAGGCGGTACGGAGCGGGCGGCTCGCCCCGGGCACGCGGCTGCCGCCGTACCGCTCACTCGCGGCCGACCTCGGTCTGGCCCGCAATACGGTCGCCGACGCGTACGCCGAACTGGTCGCGGAGGGCTGGCTGACCGCCCGGCAGGGCTCTGGGACCCGGGTCGCGCAGCGGGCTGCGCCGGCCACGCCCGCACAGCGGTCACGCACTCCGGCGCGGGCCGCCCGTCCGGCGTACGACCTGGTGCAGGGCAAGCCGGACCCCTCCGCGTTCCCGCGTACCGCCTGGCTGGCTTCGGCCCGGCGGGCACTGACCGCGGCGCCCCACGACGTCTTCGGGCCCGGCGATCCGCAGGGCAGGGTCGAGCTGCGGCGGGCGCTCGCGGAGTACCTGGCGCGGGTGCGCGGGGTGCGGACCGGGGCCGAGCGGATCGTGCTGTGCTCGGGGGCGGCGCATGCGCTGCGGCTGCTGGCGGGGGTGGTGGGCGGGACGTGGGCGGTGGAGTCGTACGGGTTGCCGTTCCATCGGGCGCTGCTGGCGGACGAGGGGGTGCGTACGGTGCCGCTGGAGGTCGACGAAGACGGTGCCAGGGTGGGGGAATTGCACGGCCCCGGGACCGTACTCCTCACTCCCGCGCACCAGTTCCCGACGGGCGGGCCGCTGCATCCGGAGCGCCGGGCGGCCGTGGTGGACTGGGCGCGGGCCACGGGCGGGATCGTCCTTGAGGACGACTACGACGGCGAATTCCGGTACGACAGGCAGCCGGTGGGGGCGGTGCAGGGCCTCGACCCCGACCATGTGGTGCTGATCGGGTCGGTGAGCAAGAGCCTATCCCCCACGCTGCGGATCGGCTGGATGGTGCTGCCCGAGCGGCTCGTGGACGGCGTCGTCGCGGCGAAGGGCGGGCGGGAGCAGTGGTCGAGCGCGACGGAGCAGCTGACGCTTGCCGACTTCGTCGAGTCGGGGGCGTACGACCGGCATGTGCGCCGGATGCGGCAGCGCCACCGGCGCAGACGCGACCAGTTGGTGGCGGCGCTGGCCGAGCGGGCGCCGCACGTCCGGGTGACGGGTATCGCGGCGGGGCTGCATGCCGTACTCGAACTCCCGCCGGGGACAGAGCGGGCGGTGGTGAAGGCGGCGGCCTGGCAGGGACTTGCGGTGGAGGGGCTTTCCGCGTACCGGCATCCGGGGGGTGGGCCGGGTGGGGATCGTGACGGCCTGGACGGCCTGGTTGTCGGGTACGCGACGCCTGCCGAGCATGCGTATGCGGGGGCGCTGGACGCGCTGTGCCGGGCCTTGCCGCCTGCCTGA
- a CDS encoding prolyl oligopeptidase family serine peptidase, which translates to MSSNASTAAPNDPVPPPHEGSRVEPAYPQGLNNGWGDGNAPTVRRPDPDTDVRLTESLVEKLIRSEHADPKRVYVVGFSNGGSMALRMAAQRPRLVAAGGVAGAPATKKRGGLHPHRLGRPAGRRRGGSCSSYTAAATAGWARHGAPAPPSAHEQGSGRHRHHGRLSDRHALVMRRKPE; encoded by the coding sequence GTGTCCAGCAACGCGTCGACAGCCGCTCCGAACGACCCGGTTCCACCGCCCCACGAGGGGAGCCGGGTCGAGCCCGCCTATCCCCAGGGCCTCAACAACGGCTGGGGCGACGGCAACGCGCCCACAGTGCGCCGCCCCGACCCCGACACGGATGTGCGCCTCACGGAGTCCCTGGTCGAGAAGCTGATCCGGAGCGAGCACGCCGACCCGAAGCGCGTGTACGTCGTCGGATTCTCCAACGGCGGCTCCATGGCCCTGCGCATGGCCGCCCAGCGGCCCCGGCTCGTCGCCGCCGGCGGCGTGGCCGGTGCCCCGGCCACCAAGAAAAGAGGAGGGTTACACCCGCACCGTCTGGGCCGCCCCGCCGGCCGACGCCGAGGTGGCAGCTGCTCGTCGTACACGGCGGCGGCCACCGCTGGCTGGGCTCGGCATGGAGCCCCAGCGCCTCCTTCGGCCCACGAGCAAGGCTCTGGACGCCACCGGCACCATGGTCGGCTTTCTGACCGGCACGCGCTCGTGATGCGCAGGAAACCTGAGTAA
- the glnII gene encoding glutamine synthetase, with protein MTFKAEYIWIDGTEPTAKLRSKTKILPGSAAGVDELPIWGFDGSSTNQAEGHASDRVLQPVFSCPDPIRGGGDVLVMCEVLNIDMTPHESNTRALLRPVAEQFAAQEPIFGIEQEYTFFDGTRPLGFPVNGFPAAQGGYYCGVGSDEIFGRDIVEKHLDHCLTAGLGISGINAEVMPGQWEFQVGPLAPLEVADQLWIARWLLYRTAEDFNVSATLDPKPVKGDWNGAGAHTNFSTKAMREGYDAIITACESLGEGSKPMDHVKNYGAGIDDRLTGLHETAPWNEYSYGVSDRGASVRIPWQVGQDQKGYIEDRRPNANVDPYVVTRLIVDTCCTAMEKAGQV; from the coding sequence GTGACCTTCAAGGCCGAGTACATCTGGATCGACGGCACCGAGCCGACCGCCAAGCTTCGCTCCAAGACGAAGATTCTGCCGGGCTCTGCCGCAGGTGTCGACGAGCTGCCCATCTGGGGCTTCGACGGATCCAGCACGAACCAGGCCGAGGGTCACGCGTCCGACCGCGTGCTCCAGCCGGTCTTCTCCTGCCCGGACCCGATCCGCGGCGGTGGGGACGTACTCGTCATGTGCGAGGTCCTCAACATCGACATGACGCCGCACGAGTCCAACACGCGTGCGCTGCTGCGCCCGGTCGCCGAGCAGTTCGCCGCCCAGGAGCCGATCTTCGGCATCGAGCAGGAGTACACCTTCTTCGACGGCACCCGTCCGCTCGGCTTCCCGGTCAACGGCTTCCCGGCCGCGCAGGGCGGCTACTACTGCGGCGTCGGCTCCGACGAGATCTTCGGCCGCGACATCGTCGAGAAGCACCTCGACCACTGCCTCACCGCCGGCCTGGGCATCTCCGGCATCAACGCCGAGGTCATGCCCGGTCAGTGGGAGTTCCAGGTCGGCCCGCTGGCGCCGCTGGAGGTCGCCGACCAGCTGTGGATCGCCCGCTGGCTGCTCTACCGCACCGCCGAGGACTTCAACGTCTCGGCGACCCTCGACCCCAAGCCGGTCAAGGGTGACTGGAACGGCGCGGGCGCGCACACCAACTTCTCGACGAAGGCGATGCGCGAGGGTTACGACGCGATCATCACCGCGTGCGAGTCGCTGGGCGAGGGCTCGAAGCCGATGGACCACGTCAAGAACTACGGCGCGGGCATCGACGACCGCCTGACCGGTCTGCACGAGACCGCCCCGTGGAACGAGTACAGCTACGGCGTCTCGGACCGCGGCGCTTCGGTCCGTATCCCGTGGCAGGTCGGCCAGGACCAGAAGGGCTACATCGAGGACCGCCGTCCGAACGCGAACGTCGACCCGTACGTCGTGACGCGGCTCATCGTCGACACGTGCTGCACCGCGATGGAGAAGGCCGGCCAGGTCTGA